One Staphylococcus ratti DNA segment encodes these proteins:
- a CDS encoding putative polysaccharide biosynthesis protein: MSENKELVRGTFLLTISILITKILGIIYIIPFYKIIGGADNLAPFNYAYGPYNIAIAVATAGVPLAASKYVAKYNTLGAYRVSQKLYKSSFIVMSITGVIGFLVLYFMSPTIASITIANHSNEAEGWTVDQITSIIRTISFVVIFIPLLATWRGVFQGYKSMGPTALSEVTEQIARILFILVGSYIVLNVANGSVLFANGIATFGAAIGAIAGLLTLWWYWIKRRPHIQKMVESDMTGIDVSYGKMYKEIISYSIPFVIVSLNFPLFIIVDQLTHNNALNIAGFAPRLQDTFFTMLNMTTNKIVMIPTSLAAGFAISLIPYITKTYESGDYHEMHKQIRTSLGVLMYITVPASLGIMALAVPLYTVFYEFSYDGSRLLFFYAPAAILISLLSVTASMLQGINKQKLTVFIVVGSVLIKFILNTPLIVVFHTAGAILSTCIALTFAIVCNLFVLKKYAHFKFEDTIFDVCKILLFGFIMMIAVEITYFIIQLLVTPTTQWGALIITIICVIVGGLFYGAMTMRTRLADKFLGELPNKIRRKLGLNFL, encoded by the coding sequence ATGAGTGAAAATAAAGAATTAGTGAGAGGGACCTTTCTTCTAACAATTAGCATTCTTATTACTAAAATTTTAGGGATTATATATATCATTCCTTTCTACAAAATTATAGGCGGTGCTGATAATTTAGCGCCATTTAACTATGCTTATGGTCCTTATAATATTGCGATTGCTGTAGCCACTGCTGGTGTACCATTAGCAGCTTCTAAGTACGTCGCAAAATATAATACACTCGGAGCATATCGAGTGAGTCAAAAATTATACAAATCAAGTTTTATCGTAATGAGTATAACAGGTGTCATTGGCTTTTTAGTTTTATATTTCATGTCACCTACCATCGCTTCTATTACAATCGCTAATCATTCCAATGAAGCAGAAGGATGGACGGTTGACCAAATCACATCCATTATTCGTACGATTAGTTTTGTAGTGATATTCATCCCATTACTAGCCACATGGAGAGGTGTATTCCAAGGATATAAATCTATGGGGCCAACCGCTTTATCTGAAGTGACTGAACAGATTGCGCGTATTCTATTCATTTTAGTCGGAAGTTACATTGTATTAAATGTAGCGAATGGCTCGGTACTATTTGCGAATGGGATTGCCACATTTGGTGCAGCCATTGGTGCAATTGCAGGGCTGTTAACACTTTGGTGGTATTGGATTAAACGCAGACCACATATTCAAAAAATGGTTGAATCTGATATGACTGGGATTGACGTCTCTTATGGCAAAATGTATAAAGAAATTATTTCGTATAGTATCCCATTCGTTATTGTAAGTTTAAACTTCCCATTATTTATTATTGTGGATCAATTAACGCACAACAATGCGCTTAATATTGCAGGTTTTGCGCCGCGTTTACAGGATACGTTTTTTACGATGCTTAATATGACTACAAATAAAATTGTAATGATACCAACATCTTTAGCAGCAGGTTTTGCAATTAGTTTAATTCCTTATATTACAAAAACGTATGAGTCAGGGGATTATCACGAAATGCATAAGCAAATTCGCACATCGTTAGGTGTATTGATGTACATTACAGTGCCAGCGAGTTTGGGAATTATGGCTTTAGCCGTTCCTCTATATACCGTATTTTATGAATTTAGTTATGACGGAAGTAGACTATTATTCTTTTATGCACCAGCTGCCATTCTAATTTCTTTATTAAGTGTGACGGCATCAATGCTTCAAGGGATTAATAAACAAAAGCTTACAGTGTTTATCGTTGTTGGATCAGTGTTAATCAAATTTATTTTAAATACGCCTTTAATTGTTGTATTTCATACAGCAGGCGCTATTTTAAGCACATGCATCGCTCTAACATTTGCCATAGTTTGTAATCTGTTTGTATTGAAGAAATATGCACATTTTAAATTTGAAGACACTATTTTTGATGTTTGTAAAATCTTACTGTTTGGTTTCATTATGATGATTGCAGTAGAAATTACGTATTTCATAATTCAACTACTCGTTACGCCTACTACACAGTGGGGCGCCCTCATTATCACGATAATTTGCGTTATCGTTGGTGGTTTATTCTATGGTGCTATGACAATGCGCACAAGGCTAGCGGATAAGTTTTTAGGCGAGTTGCCAAATAAAATACGCCGTAAGTTAGGACTGAACTTTCTATAA
- the trmB gene encoding tRNA (guanosine(46)-N7)-methyltransferase TrmB encodes MRMRNKPWAETYLREHVDIVDLDCDHKQQVAMWFEKKQPIHIEIGSGMGKYITTLAAQNPDINYIAIERDKNVMIRVLDKVLEHNLKNIKLLCNDAVVLTDYFLPHEINRIYLNFSDPWPKTRHAKRRLTNHRFLEIYKQILERDGEIHFKTDNRGLYAYSLESMSQFGMYFTKINLNLHQEDEGDNIPTEYEHKFSEKGSRIYRMEAKFHHNFEHKMNKD; translated from the coding sequence ATGAGAATGCGAAATAAACCATGGGCTGAGACGTATCTTAGAGAACATGTAGATATTGTTGATTTGGATTGTGATCACAAACAACAAGTAGCTATGTGGTTTGAAAAAAAGCAACCTATTCATATTGAAATAGGATCTGGTATGGGAAAATATATTACGACGCTCGCTGCACAAAATCCTGATATTAATTATATTGCGATTGAGCGTGATAAAAACGTAATGATTCGAGTTTTAGATAAAGTCCTTGAACACAATTTAAAGAATATTAAATTGTTATGTAATGATGCTGTTGTACTAACAGATTACTTTTTACCTCATGAAATCAACAGAATTTATTTGAACTTTTCTGACCCTTGGCCAAAAACGAGACACGCCAAACGCCGGCTTACGAATCATCGCTTTTTAGAAATTTATAAGCAAATTTTAGAGCGAGATGGTGAAATTCATTTTAAAACGGATAACCGCGGTTTATATGCGTACAGTCTAGAAAGTATGTCTCAGTTTGGTATGTATTTTACTAAAATCAACCTCAATCTTCATCAAGAGGATGAAGGGGATAATATCCCAACGGAATATGAACATAAATTTTCTGAAAAAGGCTCACGTATTTATCGTATGGAAGCCAAATTTCATCACAACTTTGAACATAAAATGAACAAAGATTAA
- a CDS encoding YtnP family quorum-quenching lactonase, whose product MKVGAFEIIALNGGQTQMDGGAIFGVVPKPLWSKKYPVNENNQVPLVTHPLLIRTGDKNIIIDTGIGRGKLSEKQIRNYGVTEESKIGEALAKQHLTVEDIDLVLMTHMHFDHATGLTDSEGKAIFPNAWHYVQQDEWHEFISPNIRSKATYWTQNRGTYESKLILFEDEIEPYPGIKMKHTGGHSFGHCIIEFQSEGEKAVHMADILSTTAHINPLWVTAYDDYPMQSIREKERLTRQYAAEGYWILFYHDVSHLAIKLTEDGKHIMSSIKRDE is encoded by the coding sequence ATGAAGGTAGGGGCTTTTGAAATTATTGCTTTGAATGGGGGGCAGACGCAAATGGATGGCGGAGCAATATTTGGCGTCGTTCCGAAACCGTTATGGTCAAAAAAATATCCAGTGAATGAAAACAATCAAGTGCCACTTGTCACACATCCATTGCTTATTCGAACAGGAGATAAAAATATTATCATCGATACTGGAATTGGAAGAGGGAAACTTTCAGAAAAACAAATTAGAAATTATGGTGTAACTGAAGAAAGCAAAATAGGAGAAGCGCTAGCCAAACAGCATCTTACTGTAGAAGACATTGATCTTGTTTTAATGACACATATGCACTTCGATCATGCGACAGGTCTAACCGATAGTGAAGGCAAAGCTATATTTCCTAATGCATGGCATTATGTTCAACAAGATGAATGGCATGAGTTTATCAGTCCAAATATAAGAAGTAAAGCCACGTATTGGACACAAAATAGAGGCACATATGAATCGAAACTTATTTTATTTGAAGATGAGATTGAACCATATCCAGGGATTAAAATGAAACATACGGGAGGACATAGCTTTGGACATTGTATTATTGAATTTCAAAGTGAAGGTGAAAAAGCGGTTCATATGGCGGATATTTTATCGACAACTGCTCATATTAACCCGTTATGGGTTACAGCATACGATGACTATCCTATGCAATCTATCCGTGAAAAAGAACGTTTAACACGGCAATATGCGGCTGAAGGATATTGGATTTTGTTTTATCATGATGTCTCACACTTAGCGATTAAATTAACAGAAGATGGTAAGCACATCATGTCTTCCATTAAAAGAGATGAATGA
- a CDS encoding phosphotransferase family protein, with translation MEQFYQLGWTLDSAGGASGEAYMAEQDGQKLFLKRNSNPFIAALSAEGIVPKLVWTKRIETGEVVTAQHWKNGRELEADEMNQHRVAHLLKKIHQSRPLLTMLKRMEMEPITPEIMLNKINASLSSDVLTHHIIRHALTYLESHVPEYDSRFYTVVHGDVNHNNWLLSDKNELFLVDWEGAMIADPAIDIGMLLYNYVPKNEWSSWFDIYEVKETMNLKKRMKWYTVIQSIGMVQWNEEHKRFKDMNTWLKFLHAVMKSDVFI, from the coding sequence GTGGAGCAGTTCTATCAATTAGGTTGGACACTCGATTCAGCTGGTGGCGCATCAGGTGAAGCGTATATGGCAGAACAAGATGGTCAAAAATTGTTTTTGAAACGTAATTCCAATCCTTTTATAGCAGCTTTATCTGCAGAAGGAATTGTGCCTAAGCTTGTTTGGACAAAAAGAATAGAGACAGGTGAAGTAGTAACGGCGCAACATTGGAAAAACGGACGAGAACTAGAAGCTGATGAGATGAATCAACATCGAGTTGCTCACTTATTGAAAAAAATTCATCAATCACGCCCACTTTTAACAATGTTAAAGCGTATGGAAATGGAGCCAATTACACCGGAAATTATGCTGAATAAAATTAATGCTTCGCTATCAAGTGATGTGTTGACGCATCATATTATTCGTCATGCGCTAACATATTTAGAATCGCATGTTCCTGAATATGATTCTCGTTTTTATACCGTCGTACATGGAGATGTTAACCACAACAATTGGTTATTATCTGATAAAAATGAACTCTTTTTAGTTGATTGGGAAGGTGCAATGATTGCTGATCCAGCAATCGATATTGGAATGCTCTTATACAATTACGTTCCAAAAAATGAGTGGTCGTCATGGTTTGATATTTACGAAGTTAAAGAAACGATGAATTTAAAAAAACGTATGAAATGGTATACAGTGATTCAATCTATTGGTATGGTCCAGTGGAATGAAGAACATAAACGATTTAAGGACATGAATACATGGCTCAAATTTTTGCATGCAGTGATGAAGAGTGATGTATTTATATAA
- a CDS encoding NAD(P)/FAD-dependent oxidoreductase yields MCYQTIVIGGGPSGLMAAISASEQGQRVLLIEKKKGLGRKLKISGGGRCNVTNRLPYSEIIKHIPGNGKFLYSPFSIFDNTSIIEFFESRGVPLKEEDHGRMFPVSNQSEDVLNALTQTLKKQHVTIKEETTVTTAYKIENNLFEVVTQNQTKYTAKTLIIATGGTSVPQTGSTGDGYRFAKQFGHSITPLFPTEVPIKSSEPFIKKQVLKGLSLKNVALSVLKKNGKKRITHQMDMLFTHFGISGPAALRCSQFIYYEQKSQNQQSITMHLDVFPNLTEADLKLKVQKMFEKAPDKKIKNSLHGLIEERYLNFIIQKADINLETTFHHLASHQLNQFVHLLKNFTFLVNGTLPLDKAFVTGGGVSIKEITPSTMESKLTPGLFLCGEVLDIHGYTGGYNITSALVTGYVAGYFAGFHAE; encoded by the coding sequence ATGTGCTATCAAACAATTGTCATAGGTGGTGGCCCTAGTGGTTTAATGGCAGCCATATCTGCCAGTGAACAGGGCCAACGCGTATTGCTTATTGAAAAGAAAAAAGGGCTCGGCCGTAAACTTAAAATTTCAGGCGGCGGCCGATGTAACGTTACAAACCGGCTGCCATATAGTGAAATTATTAAGCACATTCCTGGAAACGGTAAATTTTTATATAGTCCATTTTCCATTTTTGACAATACGTCTATTATCGAATTTTTTGAATCACGTGGTGTCCCTTTAAAAGAAGAAGATCACGGCAGAATGTTTCCAGTCAGCAACCAATCCGAAGATGTGCTCAATGCACTTACGCAAACATTAAAAAAGCAACATGTAACGATTAAAGAAGAAACGACCGTAACGACAGCTTATAAAATCGAAAACAATCTATTTGAAGTCGTCACACAAAATCAAACGAAATATACTGCGAAAACATTAATTATCGCTACAGGTGGTACGAGCGTGCCACAAACTGGTTCTACAGGTGATGGTTACCGATTCGCAAAACAATTTGGTCATAGTATTACCCCACTCTTTCCTACAGAAGTGCCTATAAAATCTTCTGAGCCTTTCATAAAAAAGCAAGTACTTAAAGGTTTAAGCTTAAAAAATGTAGCGCTTTCTGTACTGAAGAAAAATGGTAAAAAACGCATTACACATCAAATGGATATGCTTTTTACTCATTTCGGAATTAGCGGTCCTGCCGCTCTTAGATGTAGTCAATTCATTTATTATGAACAAAAAAGTCAAAATCAGCAATCTATTACGATGCACTTAGATGTGTTTCCAAATTTGACTGAAGCTGACCTAAAACTAAAAGTTCAAAAAATGTTCGAAAAAGCACCGGATAAAAAGATTAAAAATAGTTTGCATGGTCTGATTGAAGAACGTTATTTAAACTTCATTATTCAAAAAGCTGATATCAATCTTGAAACAACTTTCCATCACTTGGCTTCACATCAATTGAATCAATTCGTACATTTGTTGAAAAATTTTACATTTCTCGTTAATGGTACTTTACCCCTTGATAAAGCATTTGTCACGGGAGGCGGCGTCTCTATTAAAGAAATCACACCTTCAACTATGGAATCCAAACTGACACCAGGGCTTTTCTTATGTGGCGAAGTTTTAGATATACACGGCTATACCGGAGGCTACAATATTACAAGCGCCTTAGTTACTGGCTATGTTGCAGGCTACTTTGCCGGTTTTCACGCGGAATAA
- a CDS encoding pseudouridine synthase has protein sequence MRIDKFLSQMGVGSRSEVKLLLKKGKIKLNDTIVKSPKLQINPNSDRLSVDDQLIAYEPYVYLMLHKPKGVISATEDDAHRTIIDLIKEYAHLNLFPVGRLDKDTEGLLLITNDGQFNHQLMSPNHHVPKTYYVETLNPIEDSAIACFKDGVILKEGKLKPAELQILNTKAAYVTITEGKFHQIKRMFHAVNNEVTYLKRIKIADLTLDNNLKLGEYRKLKPEEFSLLGLAFNEDEI, from the coding sequence ATGAGAATTGATAAATTTTTATCTCAAATGGGTGTAGGTTCACGATCTGAAGTTAAACTTTTGCTCAAAAAAGGCAAAATCAAATTGAACGATACAATTGTAAAATCGCCAAAGTTACAAATTAATCCGAATAGTGACCGCTTATCGGTGGATGATCAATTGATTGCATATGAGCCTTATGTATATTTAATGTTGCATAAACCTAAAGGTGTGATTTCTGCAACGGAAGATGATGCGCATCGTACAATTATAGATTTAATTAAGGAGTATGCACATTTAAATCTTTTTCCAGTTGGCAGATTAGACAAAGATACAGAAGGATTATTATTAATTACCAATGATGGGCAATTTAACCATCAACTTATGAGTCCAAACCACCATGTACCAAAAACGTATTATGTTGAAACGCTAAACCCTATCGAAGACTCAGCTATAGCATGTTTTAAAGACGGTGTGATTTTAAAAGAAGGCAAGCTAAAACCAGCAGAACTACAAATTTTAAATACGAAGGCAGCTTATGTAACAATTACAGAAGGTAAATTTCATCAAATTAAACGTATGTTTCATGCGGTAAATAATGAAGTCACTTATCTAAAACGTATTAAAATCGCTGATTTGACCTTAGATAATAATCTAAAACTAGGTGAATATCGAAAATTGAAACCTGAAGAATTTAGTTTATTAGGTTTAGCTTTTAATGAGGATGAAATATAA
- a CDS encoding YtxH domain-containing protein translates to MAKSTNLLKAIIGIGGAALAVVLSKKQNRDALKQEIDKYKEDPESYKQNAREKVSNVGALATEELNKVKADPKAYVNEAKQDPKAFLNDKKEQFTQGSSDASHDNAREAAFDAEGGGDPSNNLRVVTEEDLKNNKNSGTDK, encoded by the coding sequence ATGGCGAAATCAACAAATCTATTAAAAGCAATCATCGGTATCGGTGGTGCAGCATTAGCGGTTGTTTTATCAAAAAAACAAAATCGCGATGCTTTGAAACAAGAAATTGATAAATACAAAGAAGATCCAGAAAGTTATAAACAAAATGCACGCGAAAAAGTATCTAATGTAGGTGCATTAGCAACAGAAGAACTTAATAAAGTAAAAGCTGATCCAAAAGCGTACGTTAATGAAGCTAAGCAAGATCCAAAAGCATTCTTAAACGATAAAAAAGAACAATTTACGCAAGGTAGTAGCGATGCCTCACACGATAATGCAAGAGAAGCAGCATTTGATGCTGAAGGCGGCGGAGACCCGTCTAACAATTTACGTGTAGTCACAGAAGAAGATTTAAAAAATAATAAAAATAGCGGTACTGACAAATAA
- the pepV gene encoding dipeptidase PepV, whose translation MWREKVREYETAIVEDLKGLLAIKSVRDDANASEEMPVGPGPKEALEYMYTLAKRDGFTTFDTDHIAGRIEAGKGEELFGILGHVDVVPAGDGWDSDPFSPVVTEDRIIARGTLDDKGPTIAAYYAVKILNDMNVDWKKRIHIIIGTDEESDWLCTDRYFKTEEMPSIGIAPDAEFPLIHGEKGITTFDIKQTKSVADDDEPEVELLRFESGERYNMVPDFAEANLLVKENMTDCIQRFEAFLSEHTLKGHHEVDSGVLKLCVEGKAVHGMDPSIGVNAGLYLTHFLNTLKLDQNAKNWVQLSDTYLFDSHFGEKMGMRFHTDAMGSLTTNIGVIQYQKDTGGKFGINLRYPEGFEFEKVIQEFTNEINPLGFELNVGKVQTPHFVNPDDPFVQKLLTAYRNQTGDMRESFTIGGGTYARNLEKGVAFGAMFEDSEDLMHQKNEYITKKQLFDATSIYLEAIHSICVEE comes from the coding sequence ATGTGGAGAGAAAAAGTACGTGAATATGAAACGGCAATCGTTGAAGATTTAAAAGGACTACTTGCGATTAAATCAGTCCGTGATGATGCAAATGCATCTGAAGAGATGCCAGTAGGCCCTGGCCCTAAAGAGGCTTTGGAGTATATGTATACTTTAGCTAAACGTGACGGATTTACGACCTTTGACACAGATCATATTGCTGGCCGAATTGAGGCGGGCAAAGGCGAAGAATTATTTGGTATTTTAGGACATGTAGATGTTGTACCTGCAGGCGATGGATGGGATTCTGATCCATTTTCTCCAGTAGTTACTGAAGATCGTATTATTGCGCGTGGCACATTAGATGATAAAGGTCCAACAATCGCGGCATACTACGCAGTGAAAATTTTAAATGATATGAATGTAGATTGGAAAAAGCGTATACATATTATTATCGGTACAGATGAAGAGTCAGATTGGTTATGTACAGATCGCTATTTTAAAACAGAAGAAATGCCTTCAATTGGAATTGCGCCTGACGCTGAATTTCCATTAATTCATGGGGAAAAAGGGATTACAACATTTGATATTAAACAAACAAAAAGTGTCGCTGATGATGACGAACCAGAAGTAGAATTGCTGCGCTTTGAATCTGGTGAGCGTTATAACATGGTGCCTGACTTTGCTGAAGCGAATTTATTAGTGAAAGAAAATATGACAGATTGCATTCAACGTTTTGAAGCATTTTTATCAGAGCATACTTTAAAAGGACATCATGAAGTAGATAGTGGTGTATTAAAATTATGTGTTGAAGGTAAGGCAGTACACGGTATGGATCCGTCTATCGGTGTGAACGCTGGTTTATATTTAACACACTTTTTAAACACTTTAAAATTAGATCAAAATGCTAAAAATTGGGTGCAGTTAAGCGATACGTATTTATTTGATTCTCATTTTGGAGAAAAGATGGGTATGCGTTTTCATACGGATGCTATGGGTAGCTTAACAACGAACATTGGTGTGATTCAATATCAGAAAGATACTGGTGGAAAGTTTGGTATTAATTTAAGATACCCAGAAGGATTTGAATTTGAAAAAGTGATTCAAGAATTTACAAATGAAATAAATCCACTAGGTTTTGAGTTGAACGTGGGTAAAGTTCAAACACCACATTTTGTAAATCCTGACGACCCATTTGTTCAAAAACTATTAACTGCTTACCGTAACCAGACAGGTGACATGCGTGAATCATTTACTATTGGTGGTGGAACGTATGCACGTAACCTTGAAAAAGGTGTTGCATTTGGTGCGATGTTTGAGGATTCTGAAGATTTAATGCATCAAAAAAATGAATATATTACGAAAAAGCAGCTTTTTGACGCGACAAGCATTTATTTAGAAGCAATTCACTCTATATGTGTGGAGGAATAA
- a CDS encoding PepSY domain-containing protein translates to MFTKKNWPLIIPIAVGTLMAGSYFYVLRLENDKNIPPNEVLESVKQYFHNVTGSFILYETISYQKANTDYIAYKGGITTERNNIVHQYTFYVDAKTGAIIDIIENQES, encoded by the coding sequence ATGTTTACGAAAAAGAACTGGCCCTTGATTATTCCAATTGCCGTAGGAACATTGATGGCAGGAAGTTATTTCTATGTTCTACGTCTTGAAAATGATAAAAACATTCCTCCAAATGAAGTGTTAGAATCTGTAAAACAATACTTCCATAATGTCACAGGTTCTTTTATTTTGTATGAGACGATTTCTTATCAGAAAGCTAACACCGACTATATTGCGTATAAAGGCGGCATTACGACAGAAAGAAATAACATCGTTCATCAATATACCTTTTACGTTGACGCGAAAACCGGAGCAATTATAGATATCATTGAAAATCAAGAAAGTTAA
- a CDS encoding thioredoxin family protein translates to MKTIQNEADYKKLTQEKTVFMFTAGWCPDCRVIEPDLPKLEEKYANFNFISVDRDAFIDLAIEEGVMGIPSFIVYEDGKRVGDYIGKERKSIAQIDDFLSQF, encoded by the coding sequence ATGAAAACAATACAAAATGAAGCAGATTATAAAAAGCTAACACAAGAGAAAACAGTATTTATGTTTACAGCTGGGTGGTGTCCAGATTGCCGTGTTATTGAACCCGATCTCCCTAAGTTGGAGGAAAAGTATGCCAATTTTAATTTTATCTCTGTGGATCGTGATGCGTTTATTGATTTAGCGATTGAAGAGGGCGTTATGGGTATTCCAAGTTTTATCGTATATGAAGACGGGAAACGTGTAGGAGACTACATTGGTAAAGAACGAAAATCAATAGCTCAAATTGATGACTTTTTATCACAATTTTAA
- the dat gene encoding D-amino-acid transaminase, with translation MTKVLLNESFVEEQEAKVAFNDRGYNFGDGIYEYVRIYNHKLFTAKEHFERLLRSASEIGLELNHTVESLTSLVRELAQVNDVSNGGVYIQVTRGVAPRDHAFPTPEVTPVLTGFVKAYDRPYQKLEEGVFAVTTEDIRWLRCDIKSLNLLGNVLAKEYAAKYNAEEAIQHRGDTVTEGASSNVYAVKDDVVYTHPANNYILNGITRRVIQWVCEDENIEFKEEAFSVDFLKNADEVIISSTSAEVMPIVKIDGEDVADGKVGDITRRLQAGFEKYIQSHSE, from the coding sequence ATGACAAAAGTATTATTAAATGAATCATTTGTAGAAGAACAAGAAGCTAAAGTTGCATTTAATGATAGAGGATATAACTTTGGTGATGGCATTTATGAATACGTTCGCATTTATAATCATAAGCTCTTTACAGCTAAAGAACATTTCGAGCGTCTTTTACGTAGTGCTAGTGAAATTGGATTAGAACTCAATCATACGGTTGAATCACTAACATCACTCGTGCGTGAGCTTGCGCAAGTAAATGACGTTTCAAATGGCGGTGTATACATTCAAGTGACACGAGGCGTTGCGCCACGTGATCATGCTTTTCCAACGCCAGAAGTCACTCCTGTTTTAACTGGATTTGTAAAAGCATATGACAGACCTTATCAAAAGCTTGAAGAGGGCGTTTTTGCGGTTACAACTGAAGATATTCGTTGGTTACGTTGTGATATTAAAAGTTTAAATTTATTAGGTAACGTATTAGCGAAGGAATATGCCGCAAAATACAATGCTGAAGAAGCGATACAACATCGCGGTGATACGGTAACAGAAGGTGCATCTAGTAACGTTTATGCGGTAAAAGACGATGTCGTATACACACATCCAGCTAACAATTATATTTTAAATGGTATTACACGCAGAGTTATACAATGGGTATGCGAAGATGAAAACATCGAATTTAAGGAAGAAGCTTTTTCAGTAGACTTTTTGAAGAATGCAGATGAGGTCATCATTTCAAGTACCTCTGCTGAAGTTATGCCAATAGTAAAAATTGATGGTGAAGATGTAGCAGATGGCAAAGTAGGAGACATCACACGTCGCTTACAAGCCGGATTTGAGAAATATATTCAATCCCACTCTGAATAA
- a CDS encoding M42 family metallopeptidase — MNNKTLRRIKTLTELHGAPNFEAPVRSFLRQEMAPFVDTFVNDRMGGVYGVKKSKKDNAPCVMVAAHMDEIGFMITEITKEGFIKFTALGGVANDIWQGQRLKVRTNNDEEIIGVVANIPKHFRTGQEGAPKIEDLLLDIGAENDEEVYQRGVTIGDPIVPHTELHQLSEHRFAAKAWDNRYGCVIAIELLEALKDIELDVDLYVGANVQEEVGLRGAEAATQLIQPDIAFVVDCSPANDMKGRSGLSGQLGKGALLRIKDGTMLLKPAFKTFLLDVAHENEVMYQYYISPGGTDGGVIHKSLTGVPTAVIGVCARYIHSSDSVFDIRDYDNAKKWLMSTIHSLDETKIQHLQYGD; from the coding sequence GTGAATAACAAAACGTTAAGACGTATTAAAACTTTGACAGAATTACATGGTGCACCTAATTTCGAAGCGCCTGTGCGTAGCTTTTTAAGACAAGAAATGGCACCTTTCGTTGATACATTTGTTAACGACCGGATGGGCGGTGTTTACGGCGTTAAAAAGAGCAAAAAGGACAATGCACCGTGCGTGATGGTTGCTGCGCATATGGATGAAATCGGATTTATGATTACAGAAATTACGAAAGAAGGCTTTATTAAATTTACAGCTTTAGGCGGAGTAGCGAACGATATTTGGCAAGGACAGCGTTTAAAAGTGAGAACGAATAACGATGAAGAAATTATAGGCGTTGTTGCCAATATTCCGAAACATTTCCGCACAGGACAAGAAGGCGCTCCTAAAATTGAAGATTTATTATTAGATATTGGTGCTGAAAATGATGAAGAGGTTTATCAAAGAGGTGTGACTATTGGTGACCCGATTGTACCTCATACAGAATTACATCAATTATCAGAACACCGATTTGCGGCGAAAGCCTGGGACAATCGCTATGGGTGTGTTATAGCAATTGAATTGTTAGAAGCACTAAAAGATATAGAATTAGACGTTGATTTATATGTAGGTGCGAATGTGCAAGAAGAAGTAGGATTAAGAGGTGCAGAAGCGGCTACACAATTGATTCAACCAGATATTGCTTTTGTAGTTGATTGTTCTCCGGCTAATGATATGAAAGGCCGATCTGGTCTTTCTGGACAATTAGGAAAAGGTGCGCTTTTAAGAATAAAAGATGGGACAATGTTGCTAAAACCTGCTTTTAAAACATTTTTATTAGATGTTGCTCATGAAAATGAAGTCATGTATCAATATTACATTTCTCCTGGAGGAACAGATGGTGGTGTCATTCACAAATCGCTTACGGGCGTGCCGACAGCAGTCATTGGAGTATGTGCACGTTATATCCATAGCAGTGACAGCGTTTTTGACATACGTGATTACGACAACGCTAAAAAATGGTTGATGAGCACAATTCATTCTCTCGACGAAACTAAAATTCAACATTTACAATATGGAGACTAA